The proteins below are encoded in one region of Fibrella aestuarina BUZ 2:
- the metG gene encoding methionine--tRNA ligase yields MPLENPQRFTVTAALIYANGPIHIGHLAGCYLPADIYVRYLRSTGRDVAFISGTDEHGVPITIRAKKEGMTPQQVVDKYYTQIKDSFEQFGISFDIYSRTSNPVHHETSQQFFTTLYDKGYFDEEVTEQYFDEVANQFLADRYIVGTCPVCANPNAYGDQCERCGTALSPNELIEPHSTLSGSKPVKRQTKNWNLPLDRMQPDIEAYVNSHTEWKTNVFGQCQSWLKEGLRPRAMTRDLDWGIKVPLPDADGKVLYVWFDAPIGYISMTKEWAAEQGRDWELYWKDQNTKLVHFIGKDNIVFHCIIFPAMLMAEGSLILADNVPANEFMNLEGDKISTSRNWAVWLHEYLDDLPGKQDVLRYVLTANAPETKDSEFTWKDFQTRNNSELVAILGNFVNRAVVLTHKFNGGVVPGTSVSDDETQLALDHALLDELAQYPDRIGQAIEQYRFREALGLLLDVARLGNKYFAETEPWKVAKTDPQRANTVLNRALQIAANLAILCEPFLPFTAEKLRAQLNLMASPDRKLDWTNAGRADLLVEGTQLAPAELLFAKLEDDFIQLQIDKLNKTKAMNAIDNAGAPISGAPTDGTPEALEQAAETTIPAPKDTITYDDFVKLDIRIGTITEAERVPKSDKLLKLRVDDGMGGRQILSGIAKHFTPEELIGQQVTFLANLAPRKMMGQESQGMILMAEDADGSLALLPPHKAVWNGGTVS; encoded by the coding sequence ATGCCCCTCGAAAATCCACAACGATTTACCGTTACGGCGGCGCTCATCTACGCCAACGGGCCGATCCACATCGGTCATTTGGCGGGTTGCTACCTGCCCGCCGACATCTATGTGCGCTACCTCCGCAGCACGGGCCGCGATGTGGCGTTTATCTCCGGTACCGACGAGCACGGCGTACCCATCACCATCCGGGCCAAAAAAGAGGGCATGACGCCGCAGCAGGTGGTCGATAAGTATTACACGCAGATCAAAGACTCGTTTGAGCAGTTTGGCATCTCGTTCGATATCTACTCGCGCACGTCAAACCCGGTTCATCACGAAACGTCGCAGCAGTTCTTCACGACACTGTACGACAAAGGCTATTTCGACGAGGAAGTAACCGAGCAGTATTTCGACGAAGTGGCCAACCAGTTTCTGGCCGACCGCTACATCGTGGGTACGTGCCCCGTCTGCGCCAACCCCAATGCCTACGGCGATCAGTGCGAACGCTGCGGTACGGCCCTCAGCCCGAACGAACTGATTGAGCCCCACTCGACGCTTTCCGGCTCGAAACCCGTAAAACGGCAAACCAAAAACTGGAACCTGCCCCTCGATCGGATGCAGCCCGATATCGAGGCCTACGTAAACAGCCATACCGAGTGGAAAACGAACGTGTTTGGGCAGTGCCAGTCGTGGCTAAAAGAGGGCCTTCGCCCGCGCGCCATGACCCGCGACCTCGATTGGGGCATTAAGGTGCCACTACCCGATGCCGACGGCAAGGTGCTGTACGTGTGGTTCGACGCCCCCATCGGCTACATTTCCATGACCAAAGAATGGGCCGCCGAGCAGGGCCGCGACTGGGAGCTGTACTGGAAAGATCAGAATACCAAGCTGGTGCACTTCATCGGGAAGGATAACATCGTCTTCCACTGCATCATTTTCCCCGCCATGCTCATGGCCGAAGGGAGCCTGATTCTGGCCGATAACGTACCTGCCAACGAGTTTATGAACCTCGAAGGCGACAAGATTAGCACGTCGCGCAACTGGGCGGTCTGGCTGCACGAATACCTCGACGACCTGCCCGGCAAACAGGATGTGCTGCGGTACGTATTGACGGCCAACGCGCCCGAAACCAAAGATTCGGAGTTTACGTGGAAAGACTTCCAGACCCGCAACAATTCGGAACTGGTGGCTATTCTGGGCAACTTCGTCAACCGGGCGGTGGTGCTCACGCACAAGTTCAACGGGGGCGTGGTGCCAGGTACATCGGTGTCTGACGACGAAACCCAACTGGCGCTGGACCATGCATTGCTTGACGAACTGGCGCAGTATCCCGACCGGATCGGGCAGGCCATCGAGCAGTACCGGTTTCGGGAGGCGTTGGGCTTGCTGCTCGACGTGGCGCGGCTGGGCAACAAGTATTTTGCCGAAACCGAACCCTGGAAGGTCGCCAAAACCGACCCGCAACGGGCCAACACAGTGCTGAACCGGGCGCTGCAGATTGCGGCCAACCTGGCGATTCTGTGCGAGCCCTTCCTGCCGTTTACGGCCGAAAAGCTCCGCGCTCAGCTTAACCTGATGGCAAGCCCCGACCGAAAGCTCGACTGGACCAACGCGGGCCGCGCCGATCTGCTGGTGGAGGGCACCCAGCTGGCCCCGGCCGAATTGCTCTTCGCCAAACTCGAAGACGATTTCATTCAACTTCAGATCGATAAACTCAACAAAACCAAAGCAATGAACGCAATCGACAACGCCGGTGCCCCGATTTCGGGCGCCCCCACCGATGGTACGCCCGAGGCGCTCGAACAGGCCGCTGAAACGACCATTCCTGCCCCGAAAGACACCATCACGTATGATGACTTCGTGAAACTTGACATCCGCATCGGCACTATCACCGAAGCCGAGCGTGTGCCAAAAAGCGATAAACTGCTGAAGCTGCGCGTAGATGATGGCATGGGCGGCCGGCAGATCCTGAGCGGGATTGCCAAGCATTTCACGCCCGAAGAGCTGATTGGGCAGCAGGTGACGTTCCTGGCCAACCTGGCTCCCCGCAAGATGATGGGGCAGGAGTCGCAGGGGATGATCCTGATGGCCGAAGACGCCGACGGCTCCCTGGCCTTGCTGCCGCCGCACAAAGCGGTCTGGAACGGCGGGACGGTATCGTAA
- a CDS encoding ROK family transcriptional regulator translates to MRRFLENLGAGNNQSLQTRKIIQYLLREKGKTVLEIRDFCGLSLPTTIKFVNELVDKNILIESGKKESSGGRRPTVYNLNPDQGYIVGVELLLKSFRMSIINLHHEVIYDYETDNFDISQRDEAFDFVARTVPTLIRNKGIAEETILGVGIGITGRVSHAKGISYSFLNFDEPLTERLETLWPYPVYIDNDTHFMTMGEQVFGLARDKQNVVYVNLSRGLAVGLISNGQIHNGHSYFAGEFGHVTFFDNDKLCICGKKGCLSTVVSGAALEESYAEKTGRYLPYRDLLALSKQGDRLVIELLSEMGEQLGKALAMLIQVFNPELLILGGRFIDVGEYLKYPIIRGLSLHSLPQLLADCEFQVSPLGEKAEMLGAYALVIDKVFAP, encoded by the coding sequence ATGAGACGTTTTCTTGAGAATCTGGGCGCTGGCAATAATCAAAGCCTGCAAACCCGAAAAATCATCCAATACCTGTTGCGAGAAAAAGGGAAAACGGTGCTCGAAATCCGGGATTTCTGCGGGCTTAGCTTGCCAACCACGATCAAATTTGTCAACGAACTGGTCGATAAAAATATCCTGATCGAGTCGGGCAAAAAAGAATCGTCGGGTGGTCGTCGGCCAACGGTCTATAACCTGAACCCCGATCAGGGCTACATCGTCGGGGTCGAATTGCTGCTTAAGTCGTTCAGAATGAGTATCATCAATTTGCACCATGAGGTAATCTACGACTACGAGACGGACAATTTCGACATCAGCCAGCGCGACGAAGCCTTTGATTTTGTGGCCCGAACGGTGCCGACGCTTATCCGAAATAAAGGCATTGCTGAAGAAACGATTCTGGGCGTAGGCATCGGCATAACGGGCCGGGTCAGCCACGCCAAAGGCATTAGCTACTCGTTTCTGAACTTCGACGAACCGCTGACCGAACGGCTGGAAACGCTGTGGCCCTACCCGGTGTATATCGACAACGATACGCACTTCATGACGATGGGCGAGCAGGTATTCGGGCTGGCCCGCGACAAACAGAATGTGGTGTATGTCAACCTGAGCCGGGGGCTGGCGGTGGGCCTGATCTCGAACGGGCAGATCCACAATGGTCATTCCTACTTCGCGGGTGAATTTGGGCACGTTACGTTTTTCGACAATGATAAACTGTGCATCTGCGGCAAAAAAGGCTGCCTGTCGACGGTGGTGTCGGGGGCGGCACTGGAAGAAAGTTACGCCGAAAAAACGGGTCGCTACCTGCCGTATCGCGACTTGCTCGCCCTGTCTAAACAAGGCGACCGGCTCGTGATCGAGCTGCTGTCGGAGATGGGCGAACAACTGGGCAAAGCCCTGGCCATGCTCATTCAGGTGTTTAACCCCGAACTGCTCATTCTGGGTGGCCGGTTTATCGACGTGGGCGAATACCTGAAGTATCCGATTATCCGCGGCCTGAGCCTGCATAGCCTGCCTCAGCTCCTGGCCGACTGCGAATTTCAGGTCTCGCCGCTGGGCGAAAAAGCCGAAATGCTCGGTGCCTACGCACTGGTAATCGATAAGGTGTTTGCGCCTTAA
- a CDS encoding class I SAM-dependent methyltransferase yields the protein MSPDVYGVHLKNTDMNPNKALWEKGDFTRIAETMRESGEALVGKLGITKDFTILDLGCGDGTTAIPAAQLGATVLGVDIARNLVDAGNRRAEAAGLANCRFQEGDAIDLSGLNDQSSDLVISIFGAMFAPDPFAVAREMVRVTRPGGRIVMGNWIPGDPTVVAQTLKISFAYTPPPPEGFISPMLWGSEEHVVERFGAAGIAREQITFERDTFTFNAPYPPAEFVNVFKKFYGPTMNAFEAAEKNGRAAELQHELTVLFNSLNKSNEYDTTCLSATYLRVTINR from the coding sequence ATTAGTCCTGACGTTTATGGTGTTCATCTAAAAAACACCGACATGAATCCGAACAAAGCGTTGTGGGAAAAAGGCGATTTTACCCGAATTGCCGAGACTATGCGGGAAAGTGGCGAAGCGCTGGTTGGCAAACTGGGTATCACAAAAGACTTCACTATTCTTGATCTGGGCTGCGGCGACGGCACCACGGCCATCCCCGCCGCCCAACTTGGCGCAACCGTCCTGGGCGTCGATATCGCCCGGAACCTCGTTGATGCCGGTAACAGGCGGGCCGAAGCAGCCGGCCTCGCCAACTGTCGGTTTCAGGAAGGCGACGCCATCGACCTGAGCGGCCTCAACGATCAATCATCCGATCTGGTTATCAGCATCTTTGGTGCCATGTTTGCCCCAGACCCGTTTGCTGTGGCGCGGGAGATGGTCCGCGTGACCCGCCCGGGTGGGCGCATTGTTATGGGGAACTGGATCCCGGGTGACCCCACGGTGGTTGCACAGACCCTAAAGATTAGCTTTGCTTATACGCCTCCCCCGCCCGAGGGGTTTATCAGTCCCATGTTGTGGGGGTCGGAAGAACACGTTGTCGAGCGCTTCGGGGCGGCGGGTATAGCCCGTGAACAGATCACCTTCGAGCGGGATACTTTTACGTTTAATGCCCCGTATCCGCCAGCTGAATTCGTAAACGTTTTCAAAAAATTTTACGGCCCTACCATGAATGCCTTCGAGGCGGCGGAGAAAAATGGCAGAGCCGCAGAATTGCAGCATGAACTGACCGTTTTATTCAACAGTCTCAATAAAAGTAATGAGTATGATACGACATGCCTGTCTGCTACGTACCTGCGCGTAACTATCAATCGATAA
- a CDS encoding FAD-dependent oxidoreductase: MAPLQTDLLIVGGGVGGCACALAACEAGLSVILTEDSDWIGGQFTTQATPPDEHGWIEQFGCTHTYRTFREHVRDYYRTHYPLTDEARSNPTLNPGNGWVSPLCAEPIVFLRVLQAMLQPYIDRQLLTILYEHTPVSAQYEGNIVQSVNLQHTRTGETVSVQARYFADATELGDLLPLTGTEYVTGAESQADTGEPSAPPAAHPGNVQAFSMCFAMSYHEGEDWTIEKPATYAFWREFIPSLSPAWPGPLLRLTGLSPRTLQPVHYNFQPNREPNRAFAGLWTYRRILDKTVFQPGAFDSDITLVNYPQIDYLLGDLCHASPAERTQYIEEAKAQSLSFLYYLQTELGFRGLKLRPDVVGTTDGLAKRPYIRESRRIQAAFTITEQQLSAQLRPGETLAQPFVDSVGLGFYRIDLHPSVGGDNYVDVESLPFQIPLGALLPKRVENLLPVCKNIGTTHITNGCYRLHPIEWNIGESVGNLLAYCLKRGVSPRQVRDMPALLTDFQSVLISRGVEINWPDDLVLSEGDPHRHAL; the protein is encoded by the coding sequence ATGGCTCCTTTACAAACAGACTTATTGATTGTTGGTGGCGGTGTGGGCGGATGCGCCTGCGCGTTGGCCGCCTGCGAAGCCGGCCTATCCGTTATCCTGACCGAAGACTCTGACTGGATCGGCGGGCAGTTTACCACCCAGGCCACCCCACCCGACGAACACGGCTGGATCGAACAGTTTGGTTGCACCCACACGTACCGCACCTTCCGCGAGCACGTTCGGGACTATTATCGCACCCACTACCCACTGACCGACGAAGCCCGGAGCAACCCGACGCTGAACCCCGGCAACGGCTGGGTATCGCCACTTTGCGCTGAGCCCATCGTGTTTCTGCGGGTGTTGCAGGCGATGCTCCAGCCCTACATCGACCGGCAACTTCTGACGATCCTGTATGAGCATACGCCCGTTTCGGCTCAGTATGAGGGCAATATCGTTCAATCGGTCAACCTTCAGCATACCCGAACGGGCGAAACGGTTTCCGTACAGGCCCGCTATTTCGCCGATGCGACCGAACTGGGCGATCTGCTTCCACTGACCGGTACCGAGTACGTGACGGGTGCCGAAAGCCAGGCCGACACCGGCGAACCCAGCGCCCCACCCGCCGCCCACCCCGGCAACGTGCAGGCCTTTTCGATGTGTTTTGCCATGAGCTACCACGAAGGCGAAGACTGGACCATCGAGAAGCCCGCCACCTACGCGTTCTGGCGCGAATTTATTCCGTCGCTGTCGCCCGCTTGGCCGGGACCGCTACTGCGCCTGACTGGCCTCAGCCCACGCACACTGCAACCGGTTCACTACAATTTTCAACCCAACCGCGAACCCAACCGGGCTTTTGCGGGCCTGTGGACGTATCGGCGCATTCTGGACAAAACGGTGTTTCAGCCGGGCGCCTTCGACTCGGATATTACGCTCGTCAACTACCCGCAGATCGACTACCTGCTCGGCGATTTGTGCCACGCCAGTCCCGCCGAACGTACCCAGTACATCGAGGAAGCCAAAGCGCAAAGCCTGTCGTTTTTGTATTACCTGCAAACCGAACTCGGCTTCCGAGGCCTGAAACTCCGGCCCGACGTGGTTGGCACCACCGACGGGCTGGCCAAACGACCCTATATCCGGGAATCTCGACGGATTCAGGCGGCGTTCACGATCACCGAACAGCAGTTGTCGGCGCAGCTGCGGCCGGGCGAAACCCTGGCCCAGCCCTTTGTCGATTCGGTGGGGTTAGGCTTCTACCGCATCGATCTGCACCCGAGCGTGGGCGGCGACAATTACGTGGATGTCGAAAGCCTGCCGTTTCAGATTCCGTTGGGGGCGTTGTTGCCGAAACGGGTCGAGAACCTGCTGCCGGTCTGCAAGAACATCGGCACTACGCACATCACCAACGGCTGTTATCGCCTGCACCCGATCGAGTGGAACATCGGCGAATCGGTGGGTAACCTGCTGGCTTATTGCCTCAAACGCGGCGTTTCGCCCCGGCAGGTCCGCGACATGCCCGCGCTGCTGACCGATTTCCAGTCGGTGCTGATCAGCCGGGGGGTCGAAATTAATTGGCCCGATGATCTCGTGCTGTCGGAAGGCGACCCGCACCGCCATGCTCTTTAA
- a CDS encoding alpha/beta hydrolase, whose amino-acid sequence MPFRTLQRSDPRFESDGLMQITVKTPNLRGRGDITLWLPPTELVGHQPLPLVVLLHGVYGSHWSWAQQGGAHHTAHRLIGDGQIKPVALAMPSDGLWGDGSGYLPHNTYQFDRWILDDVPNAVAEAATARGYVVDTSVLFLAGLSMGGYGALRLGMAHPDRFRAVSGLSSITDLPQLAQFVEEELAQYAQTDPTEQSVLALALKNRASLCPIRFDCGVDDPLIQPNRDLHKGLLAADIDHLYEEFPGGHEWPYWEKHVADTLLFFEKINQQ is encoded by the coding sequence ATGCCGTTCCGCACCCTTCAACGCTCCGACCCGCGCTTCGAGTCCGACGGGTTGATGCAGATCACCGTTAAAACCCCCAACCTGCGCGGGCGCGGCGACATCACCCTCTGGCTACCACCGACCGAGTTGGTTGGCCATCAACCGCTCCCGCTGGTCGTGCTGCTGCACGGCGTCTATGGCAGCCATTGGTCCTGGGCGCAGCAGGGCGGGGCTCACCACACCGCGCACCGGCTCATCGGCGACGGGCAGATCAAACCCGTTGCGCTGGCTATGCCTTCCGATGGGCTTTGGGGTGACGGCAGCGGCTACCTGCCCCACAACACCTACCAGTTTGACCGCTGGATTCTGGACGATGTACCCAACGCCGTTGCCGAAGCCGCCACCGCCCGTGGGTACGTTGTCGATACGAGTGTGCTCTTCCTGGCGGGGCTGTCGATGGGCGGCTATGGCGCGTTGCGGCTGGGCATGGCCCATCCCGACCGTTTCCGGGCCGTGAGCGGGCTTTCGTCCATCACCGATTTGCCCCAACTGGCGCAGTTTGTCGAGGAAGAACTGGCGCAATACGCCCAAACCGACCCGACCGAGCAGAGCGTGCTGGCCCTGGCGCTGAAAAACCGGGCAAGCCTCTGCCCTATCCGTTTCGATTGCGGCGTCGATGATCCACTTATCCAGCCCAACCGCGACCTACATAAGGGCCTGCTGGCGGCAGACATTGACCACCTGTATGAGGAATTTCCCGGCGGACACGAATGGCCCTACTGGGAAAAACACGTGGCGGATACACTGCTCTTTTTCGAAAAAATCAACCAGCAATAA
- a CDS encoding response regulator: MAPIHILVADDHPIVADGLRMLLESVDGFEVVGTVYNGWQALNFITTNPVDVVLTDYQMPVLSGLAMASKARERDLKTRLIMLTMNEDPQCIRDALEVGMAGYVVKSAEKPELIKAIRSVHAGERYLSSRIQRQLAESDKPRPTDEPTTLDEVAALTRRELEILKLITDGLTNIEIGEQLYISSTTVETHRRNLMKKVGVSTAIGLMRWSLRHGLVNGL, encoded by the coding sequence ATGGCACCCATCCACATCTTAGTTGCCGACGATCACCCGATTGTTGCCGATGGCCTGCGCATGCTCCTCGAATCAGTCGACGGGTTCGAGGTAGTCGGCACGGTGTATAATGGCTGGCAGGCACTGAACTTCATCACGACCAACCCGGTCGATGTGGTCCTGACCGATTACCAGATGCCCGTGTTATCGGGGTTGGCGATGGCCAGTAAAGCGCGGGAACGCGATCTGAAAACCCGCCTTATCATGCTCACCATGAACGAGGACCCGCAGTGCATCCGCGATGCGCTTGAAGTGGGCATGGCCGGGTACGTGGTGAAAAGCGCCGAAAAGCCTGAGCTCATCAAGGCGATCCGGTCGGTACACGCGGGCGAACGCTACCTCAGCAGCCGCATTCAACGGCAGCTTGCCGAATCAGACAAACCCCGCCCGACGGATGAGCCCACGACCCTCGACGAAGTGGCCGCCCTTACCAGACGGGAGCTGGAAATTCTGAAACTGATTACCGACGGCCTCACCAACATCGAAATTGGCGAACAGCTCTACATCAGCAGCACGACAGTCGAAACCCACCGCCGCAACCTGATGAAAAAGGTGGGCGTCAGCACCGCTATCGGTCTCATGCGCTGGAGCCTCCGCCACGGCCTCGTCAATGGCCTTTAA
- a CDS encoding T3SS effector HopA1 family protein, translated as MLFSGYQLGIHLLNSTSESVLLDRAAVVKGDERVDVYEARLNSVKPTRNSTFTVGGPVGSTSTRFLVKQPQFNEAGMLSSLRNEVYILQLLQAAKIKQADLFVGFDRFQYLLFQQSIDGITLNANALPQTDVLVRLCRQLGPLLSQVHAINLKALETPKQNSEDADKPAQWPNQFGYRKPLFFVLAIRDLNDLLANNPNLNQQEVIHRLTRERKEDDPENGEQYTTLLKTIQTCTWEQHALIHYDFKLEHLLLSDQNDINALIDWEMADLGDIHWDLATVWYELLRPFMITSRPVDTVFRASLEPLNQLLATYQFAAPVDVFKLRQFLGIVLLQKCFYSALGDDLELDRGRQWLDLADTLLTTKGSASLPDPLPSQPTHFTIKLAAPPQNRPSRHINPNSTRGSLGDVDELVNTLIERHDDILLKGLPLREFIYQWYNGNLDRPLETSAKAEIAKPPRVGNEILLEDYWWRVEGVSRSNNQVIRKSSCRRMATPGTFVYLSHDARNLQTGVASYVKHIFPNFVVRPNDARDDRNDLWVNGLLQLPQDFANWVRFYFNLKGNFDGINLFIDTLSAKLNERQIPFQLKLRNSLASYTRSDSAILFIHRQHTSAALDSITYTYHVLSKAGFIDDSASPKFTKTIGAFGGLSYAENPPHATLSFGTWRAQLIAEAIGDDFLATTIPASSIPSLRKQLKEKITDTLQREGFNVFELYRNPFPSEGEFKYRIDKFADRLETPALLDVGLGTSITFLPQQRFLKAARDVGFTLCREAVWYGDACTWFCFQKDEAGAYLFATATRAEQLGIALFLAQLALLCPQERIFVECLRGCFPDYSEPLKECIEKIVDAIRNLPSQLAVPTTNQTVDYLVLRAVLYGSLDAAERRKSLPLAEALLTKYINRRMPFPNGYVVDANNLVSSEFNPTLTHGLAALGYFFLLFVENPDVTIEDLGKLYDTSSLHGLINWRDAWQWKPYEYLL; from the coding sequence ATGTTATTTTCTGGTTATCAGTTGGGGATTCATTTGCTCAACTCCACCTCTGAGTCGGTTTTGCTCGACCGGGCAGCCGTCGTTAAAGGGGATGAACGGGTTGACGTCTACGAGGCTCGGCTCAATTCGGTTAAGCCTACCCGAAACAGCACCTTTACGGTTGGCGGTCCGGTCGGCAGTACGTCGACCCGCTTTCTGGTCAAGCAACCGCAATTCAACGAAGCCGGGATGCTCTCCAGCCTGCGTAATGAAGTGTACATCCTTCAGTTATTACAGGCCGCCAAGATCAAGCAAGCTGACCTGTTTGTCGGTTTCGATCGGTTTCAATACCTGCTTTTTCAGCAAAGCATTGACGGTATCACCCTCAATGCAAACGCGTTGCCACAAACGGATGTCCTGGTCAGGCTGTGCCGCCAGCTTGGGCCGCTGCTGTCTCAGGTTCACGCCATCAACCTCAAAGCCCTCGAGACACCCAAGCAGAACAGCGAGGATGCAGACAAACCGGCTCAATGGCCTAACCAGTTTGGTTACCGGAAACCGCTTTTCTTCGTATTGGCCATCCGCGACCTGAACGATCTGCTAGCCAATAACCCCAATCTGAACCAACAGGAAGTCATTCACCGGCTGACTAGGGAACGAAAAGAAGATGACCCGGAAAATGGCGAGCAGTATACCACCCTATTGAAGACTATTCAGACATGTACCTGGGAGCAGCACGCCCTGATTCATTACGACTTCAAGCTGGAGCACCTGCTGCTTAGCGATCAAAACGACATTAATGCCCTGATCGACTGGGAAATGGCCGACCTTGGTGATATTCACTGGGATCTGGCAACCGTTTGGTACGAGCTGCTGCGGCCGTTTATGATTACGAGTCGCCCGGTTGATACCGTCTTTCGAGCTAGTCTTGAACCGCTGAATCAATTGCTGGCCACTTACCAGTTTGCCGCCCCTGTCGATGTCTTCAAGCTAAGGCAGTTTCTGGGGATTGTGTTACTTCAGAAGTGTTTTTACAGCGCCCTGGGCGATGACCTCGAACTGGATCGGGGCCGCCAGTGGCTCGACCTCGCCGATACGCTACTGACCACGAAAGGATCGGCCTCACTCCCCGACCCGCTGCCCAGCCAACCAACCCACTTTACCATAAAGCTGGCTGCCCCTCCGCAAAATCGTCCTTCGCGCCACATCAACCCAAACAGCACCCGCGGGTCTTTGGGTGACGTTGATGAGCTGGTGAACACGTTGATCGAGCGACACGACGACATTTTATTGAAGGGACTACCACTACGCGAGTTTATTTACCAATGGTACAACGGGAATCTCGACCGCCCGCTCGAAACGTCGGCCAAAGCGGAGATTGCCAAGCCGCCCCGGGTTGGTAACGAAATTCTGCTCGAAGATTATTGGTGGCGGGTCGAAGGTGTTTCGAGAAGCAACAACCAAGTGATCCGGAAAAGCAGTTGCCGACGGATGGCCACGCCCGGTACGTTTGTTTACCTGAGCCATGACGCCCGCAATCTACAGACGGGGGTAGCTTCCTACGTGAAGCACATCTTCCCCAATTTTGTCGTGCGGCCCAACGACGCCCGCGACGACCGCAACGACCTGTGGGTGAATGGGTTACTGCAACTCCCGCAGGACTTCGCCAACTGGGTTCGCTTTTACTTCAATCTGAAAGGTAATTTCGACGGTATCAACCTCTTCATCGACACCCTGTCGGCCAAACTGAACGAACGGCAGATTCCCTTCCAGTTGAAGTTGCGTAACTCGCTGGCCAGCTACACCCGTTCCGACTCAGCCATCCTGTTTATTCACCGTCAGCACACCAGCGCGGCCCTCGATTCGATCACCTACACGTATCACGTGCTTAGTAAGGCCGGGTTTATTGATGACTCAGCATCGCCCAAGTTCACAAAAACGATCGGTGCGTTTGGCGGATTGTCATATGCCGAGAATCCGCCTCATGCAACCCTGAGTTTCGGCACGTGGCGCGCTCAGTTGATTGCAGAAGCCATCGGAGATGATTTTTTAGCGACGACAATACCCGCCAGCTCGATACCGTCTTTACGGAAGCAGCTCAAGGAGAAAATCACCGACACGCTTCAGCGTGAAGGCTTCAACGTCTTTGAACTGTATCGCAATCCGTTCCCCAGCGAAGGCGAGTTCAAATACCGGATTGATAAGTTTGCTGACAGGCTTGAAACTCCCGCCCTGCTGGATGTGGGCCTGGGTACGTCGATCACGTTTCTACCCCAGCAACGTTTTTTGAAAGCGGCCCGCGACGTTGGCTTTACCCTCTGCCGGGAAGCCGTCTGGTACGGCGACGCCTGTACGTGGTTCTGCTTCCAGAAAGACGAAGCGGGTGCTTACCTATTCGCAACGGCAACACGGGCAGAGCAGCTAGGCATTGCCTTGTTTCTTGCCCAATTGGCGCTACTCTGCCCCCAGGAGCGCATCTTCGTCGAATGCCTGCGGGGCTGTTTTCCCGACTACTCTGAGCCACTTAAGGAATGCATCGAAAAAATCGTAGACGCGATTCGTAACCTGCCCAGCCAGCTTGCCGTTCCCACCACGAATCAGACCGTCGATTACCTGGTATTGCGGGCGGTACTCTATGGATCGCTAGATGCTGCTGAACGTCGGAAAAGTCTCCCGCTCGCCGAAGCCCTGCTCACTAAGTACATAAACCGACGCATGCCCTTTCCCAACGGGTATGTGGTCGATGCCAACAATTTGGTGAGCAGTGAATTTAATCCCACGTTGACTCATGGGCTGGCAGCGTTAGGCTACTTTTTCCTCCTGTTCGTCGAAAATCCAGACGTAACGATCGAAGACCTTGGAAAACTGTACGACACGTCGAGTTTGCATGGTCTGATCAACTGGCGAGACGCCTGGCAGTGGAAGCCGTATGAATATTTGCTATAA
- a CDS encoding ImmA/IrrE family metallo-endopeptidase, producing the protein MTGSELAQQVMQRYQTTDVAQLAQQAGVVVRYERWHPITLGEYHPKTRTICINLNAPGAQARILAHELGHFFIHEAGLVLSRRDEEAMADAFAETLLNA; encoded by the coding sequence ATGACTGGTTCTGAACTCGCTCAGCAGGTGATGCAACGCTACCAAACTACCGACGTGGCCCAACTGGCACAGCAGGCGGGCGTGGTGGTCCGGTACGAGCGCTGGCACCCGATCACGCTGGGCGAGTATCACCCCAAAACCCGCACCATCTGCATCAATCTGAACGCACCGGGGGCGCAGGCGCGCATTCTGGCGCACGAATTGGGGCATTTCTTCATCCACGAGGCTGGGCTTGTCTTGTCGCGGCGGGATGAGGAAGCGATGGCCGACGCTTTCGCCGAAACCCTGCTGAACGCCTGA